In the Actinomycetota bacterium genome, one interval contains:
- a CDS encoding O-acetyl-ADP-ribose deacetylase — protein MNENGIVIKINDNVLELVKGDITAQKTDSIVNAANSRLAPGGGVAGAIHRAAGYELWKECKKLDGCRTGEAKITKGYNLPAPYVIHTVGPVYSSSDDDPILLKASYENSLKLAKEKDLKSISFPALSTGAFGYPKREAAEIAFNTIMNFLRNNKKPNIVRFVLYSERDFNIHKEVLENLLS, from the coding sequence ATGAATGAAAATGGAATAGTAATAAAAATAAATGACAATGTTTTAGAACTTGTAAAAGGTGATATTACTGCTCAAAAAACTGATTCAATTGTAAATGCAGCTAATTCAAGACTTGCTCCAGGTGGTGGGGTCGCTGGAGCTATACATAGAGCTGCTGGTTATGAACTTTGGAAGGAGTGTAAAAAATTGGACGGTTGCAGAACAGGAGAGGCTAAAATCACAAAAGGTTATAACCTACCTGCACCTTATGTGATTCATACTGTTGGCCCTGTATATTCCAGCTCAGATGATGATCCCATTCTACTTAAAGCAAGTTATGAAAATAGTTTAAAATTAGCAAAAGAGAAAGATCTTAAAAGCATTTCCTTTCCAGCTTTGAGTACAGGTGCTTTTGGATATCCTAAGAGAGAAGCAGCAGAAATTGCCTTTAATACAATAATGAATTTCCTAAGAAATAATAAAAAACCAAACATTGTAAGATTCGTGCTGTATTCAGAAAGAGATTTTAATATACACAAAGAAGTATTAGAAAATCTGCTAAGTTAG